Proteins co-encoded in one Gemmatimonas sp. UBA7669 genomic window:
- a CDS encoding DUF4097 family beta strand repeat-containing protein yields the protein MTGRSLAAQLGLAVAPLLLMAPSLAAQSNAYTLRGERVAVYNVAGDLRVEPGSGRDVEVRVTLRGRDANRLRVETGSVRGLPTLRVVYPDDDIIYDGGESGRSRRSSMETRIRDDWTWGNDSGRDGWLRDGRRIRVRSSGRGVEAWADIVVRVPEGQSADSYLLVGSLSASGVRGNLRLDAGAARVTADRVTGVLHVDAGSGSVALRDIRGSQLTVDVGSGSIDAEDVRMDRCTFDTGSGRVSGSNVACDVLNTDTGSGTVRFASLSSNDVTIDTGSGGVSLDLTRSARTVRIESGSGGVSLIMPDGVNATVDIETGSGGITTDFPIRTNRVERRSLHGSIGDGSGRIMIETGSGSVRLQRRS from the coding sequence ATGACCGGTCGAAGCCTCGCTGCCCAACTCGGGCTGGCGGTTGCTCCCTTGCTCTTGATGGCCCCGTCGCTCGCGGCCCAATCCAACGCGTACACCCTGCGTGGTGAGCGCGTTGCCGTCTACAACGTGGCCGGCGACCTGCGGGTCGAGCCCGGCTCCGGGCGTGATGTGGAGGTGCGCGTCACCCTGCGCGGTCGTGACGCCAATCGCCTGCGCGTGGAGACCGGCAGCGTACGTGGCTTGCCCACGCTGCGTGTGGTCTATCCGGACGACGACATCATCTACGACGGCGGCGAGAGCGGGAGATCACGACGTAGTTCGATGGAAACGCGCATCCGCGATGACTGGACCTGGGGCAACGACAGCGGGCGCGATGGCTGGCTGCGCGACGGACGCCGCATCCGCGTGCGCTCGTCAGGACGAGGCGTGGAAGCCTGGGCGGACATCGTCGTGCGCGTGCCCGAAGGCCAGTCGGCCGACAGCTATCTGCTGGTCGGCTCCCTCTCCGCCAGTGGCGTGCGCGGCAACCTGCGGCTCGATGCCGGTGCGGCGCGTGTGACAGCCGACCGCGTGACCGGAGTACTGCACGTCGATGCGGGATCGGGCAGCGTGGCCCTTCGCGACATTCGGGGCTCACAGCTCACCGTCGATGTCGGGTCGGGCAGCATCGACGCCGAAGACGTGCGCATGGATCGCTGCACCTTCGACACGGGGTCGGGCCGAGTCAGTGGCAGCAACGTGGCCTGTGACGTGCTCAATACCGACACGGGCTCGGGTACGGTGCGCTTCGCGTCGCTGTCGTCCAACGACGTCACCATCGACACCGGCAGTGGTGGCGTGTCGCTCGACCTCACGCGCTCGGCCCGCACGGTGCGCATTGAAAGCGGATCCGGTGGCGTGTCGCTTATCATGCCGGATGGCGTCAATGCCACCGTGGATATCGAAACGGGCAGCGGCGGCATCACCACCGACTTTCCCATTCGCACCAACCGGGTTGAACGCCGCTCACTGCATGGCAGTATCGGTGACGGCTCCGGTCGCATCATGATCGAAACAGGCTCCGGCTCCGTGCGACTCCAGCGGCGGAGCTGA
- a CDS encoding ATP-binding cassette domain-containing protein, protein MALLSVQDVRVALGGPPVLDGANFAIEAGERVCLLGRNGAGKSTFLQVLEGSLTPDAGQVVRQGGVHVARLEQAVPRTLTGRIFDVVAEGLGATGRLLSAYHDAVQRVQNEATESALAALDRAHRALDAADAWQGHRRVETILQQLGLDPEAPIAAASGGRTRQTLLARALVQQPDVLLLDEPTNHLDIAAIEWMEQVLINDGLTLVFVTHDRAFLRRVATRIVELDRGRLADFGPDYDTYLERKAASLHAESLAWEDFDRRLAQEEVWIRTGIQARRTRNEGRVRALEAMRVERAQRRERVGLTRAQIQEADRSGRLVLEVQDLSFSHGERRIVQGLSTTIMRGDRVGLIGPNGSGKTTLLRLLLGELTPAGGSVRHGTNLEIAYFDQLREQLDPEASVIESVGDGTDWVTVGGQRRHIHGYLQDFLFSADRARMPVRALSGGERNRVLLARLFTRPFNVLVLDEPTNDLDLETLDLLEALLREFSGTLLLVSHDRAFIDAVVTSTLVLEGQGVVREYAGGYSDWLRQRPEPAASVETRKSAPPAGDKPAQSAAPAAKSRPRKLSFKEQQELAALPDRIAALETERESTYALLADPVVLRDGPRVLSLKSRLEALEVEIPELMDRWEALETIASGG, encoded by the coding sequence ATGGCCCTGTTGTCGGTGCAGGATGTACGCGTGGCACTTGGTGGGCCGCCGGTGCTGGACGGCGCCAATTTCGCCATCGAAGCCGGTGAGCGCGTCTGTCTGCTGGGTCGCAATGGTGCCGGCAAGAGCACCTTTCTTCAGGTGCTCGAGGGCTCGCTGACCCCTGATGCCGGACAGGTGGTGCGTCAGGGTGGGGTGCATGTGGCGCGACTGGAGCAGGCGGTGCCGCGTACACTCACCGGACGCATTTTTGATGTGGTGGCGGAAGGGCTGGGAGCGACCGGACGACTGCTGTCGGCCTACCATGATGCCGTGCAGCGGGTCCAAAACGAGGCCACGGAGTCCGCACTCGCCGCACTCGACCGCGCACATCGCGCGCTCGACGCCGCCGACGCCTGGCAGGGGCACCGACGCGTGGAAACCATTCTGCAGCAATTGGGGCTCGACCCCGAAGCCCCTATTGCCGCAGCCAGCGGTGGACGCACGCGTCAGACCCTGCTTGCCCGCGCCCTCGTGCAACAGCCCGACGTGCTGCTGCTCGACGAGCCCACCAACCATCTCGACATTGCCGCGATCGAGTGGATGGAGCAGGTGCTCATCAACGACGGGCTCACGCTCGTCTTCGTGACGCATGATCGGGCGTTCCTGCGGCGGGTGGCCACGCGCATCGTCGAGCTCGACCGCGGACGGCTCGCGGACTTCGGTCCCGACTACGATACCTATCTCGAACGCAAGGCCGCATCGCTGCACGCCGAGTCCCTGGCGTGGGAGGATTTCGACCGCCGCCTCGCGCAGGAAGAGGTATGGATCCGCACGGGCATTCAGGCGCGTCGCACGCGCAATGAGGGCCGCGTGCGCGCTCTCGAAGCCATGCGGGTGGAACGCGCGCAGCGTCGCGAACGGGTTGGCCTCACGCGCGCGCAGATTCAGGAAGCGGATCGCAGCGGACGCTTGGTGCTGGAAGTACAGGACCTCAGCTTCTCGCACGGCGAGCGGCGCATTGTGCAGGGACTCAGCACCACCATCATGCGCGGCGATCGGGTGGGGCTCATTGGTCCCAATGGCTCGGGCAAGACCACACTGCTCCGGCTGCTCCTCGGTGAACTCACCCCGGCTGGTGGCAGCGTCCGTCACGGTACCAATCTCGAAATCGCCTACTTCGATCAGTTGCGGGAGCAACTCGATCCCGAGGCCTCGGTCATCGAGAGCGTGGGGGACGGCACCGACTGGGTCACCGTAGGCGGACAGCGCCGGCACATTCACGGCTACCTGCAGGACTTTCTGTTCAGTGCGGATCGCGCGCGCATGCCAGTGCGCGCGCTGAGTGGCGGCGAGCGAAATCGCGTGCTGCTGGCGCGACTGTTCACCCGGCCCTTCAATGTGCTGGTGCTCGACGAGCCCACCAATGATCTCGATCTCGAAACGCTCGACCTACTGGAGGCGCTGCTGCGCGAGTTCAGTGGCACGCTGCTGCTGGTGTCGCACGATCGCGCGTTCATTGATGCGGTGGTCACGAGCACGCTGGTGCTCGAAGGGCAGGGTGTGGTGCGTGAGTATGCCGGTGGCTACAGCGATTGGCTGCGCCAGCGACCCGAACCCGCCGCATCGGTGGAGACGCGCAAGAGCGCGCCCCCCGCTGGTGACAAGCCCGCACAGTCGGCGGCGCCCGCCGCCAAGTCGCGGCCACGCAAGCTCTCGTTCAAGGAACAGCAGGAGCTCGCCGCGCTGCCCGATCGCATTGCAGCGCTCGAAACCGAACGCGAGTCAACCTACGCGCTGTTGGCCGATCCCGTCGTGTTGCGCGACGGGCCCCGGGTGCTGTCTCTCAAGTCCCGGCTCGAGGCCTTGGAGGTGGAAATCCCGGAGCTGATGGACCGCTGGGAGGCCCTCGAAACCATCGCGTCCGGCGGCTGA
- a CDS encoding MATE family efflux transporter, producing the protein MTDPAVPALPSRWWDDVRAAVRGTRHDYTQGSIGRATFLLAIPMVLEMLMESLFALSDVFFVARLGASAVASVGLTESLMVVVYTLAMGLAIGGTAIVARRVGEKSPDDAARAAVQVIGLGAVMALVLGALGALLAPTLLRLMGATPDVLETGSTFARIMLGGSGTAFLLFVINAVFRGAGDAAISMRVLWLANGINIVLGPLLIFGPGPLPAFGVTGAAIATTTGRGLGVVYALWQLSRGSGHLQLQRRHLGLEWPVIQRVLRMAGNATVQVMVGSLTWMVLIRLIAGFGSAAMAGYTIAVRLVMFALLPAWGVSNAAATMVGQSLGARLPGRAEQAVRSAARYNGLFLGLVGVVYVVAAGPIVGWFTQDAAVHHVAVQGLRLMALGFPLYALGMVLMQAFNGAGDTRTPTRMNIGVFWLFEIPLAWLLTRNDAIGSTGVFLAVLSAYSLLALVAWLMFRRGSWQRQAL; encoded by the coding sequence ATGACCGATCCCGCCGTCCCCGCTCTGCCCTCCCGTTGGTGGGACGACGTACGCGCGGCCGTTCGCGGGACGCGCCACGACTACACCCAGGGGTCGATTGGGCGGGCCACCTTCTTGCTGGCCATACCAATGGTGCTGGAGATGCTCATGGAGAGCCTCTTCGCGCTGTCGGATGTATTCTTTGTGGCGCGACTTGGTGCGAGTGCGGTGGCCTCCGTGGGGCTCACGGAGTCGCTCATGGTGGTGGTGTACACACTCGCCATGGGTCTGGCCATTGGCGGCACGGCCATCGTGGCCCGGCGCGTCGGTGAAAAGTCGCCCGATGACGCCGCGCGCGCGGCCGTGCAGGTCATTGGACTGGGCGCGGTCATGGCGCTGGTGTTGGGCGCCTTGGGGGCGCTGCTGGCGCCAACGCTGCTTCGCCTCATGGGTGCCACCCCCGACGTTCTCGAGACCGGCAGCACGTTCGCGCGCATCATGCTGGGAGGCAGCGGGACGGCGTTCCTGCTGTTTGTCATCAACGCCGTCTTTCGCGGCGCGGGTGATGCCGCCATCTCCATGCGCGTGCTTTGGCTGGCCAATGGCATCAACATCGTCCTCGGACCGCTGCTCATTTTTGGGCCCGGTCCGCTGCCAGCCTTCGGCGTAACGGGCGCCGCGATTGCCACCACCACCGGCCGCGGCCTGGGCGTCGTGTATGCGCTGTGGCAACTCTCGCGCGGCAGTGGTCATCTGCAACTGCAACGCCGGCATCTTGGGCTGGAGTGGCCCGTCATTCAGCGCGTGCTGCGCATGGCCGGCAACGCCACTGTGCAGGTCATGGTGGGCAGTCTCACCTGGATGGTGCTCATTCGCCTCATTGCCGGCTTTGGCAGTGCGGCCATGGCCGGCTACACCATCGCCGTGCGTCTTGTCATGTTTGCGCTGCTGCCGGCATGGGGCGTAAGCAATGCCGCCGCCACCATGGTGGGGCAGTCGCTGGGCGCGCGTTTGCCCGGACGCGCCGAACAGGCGGTGCGCAGTGCGGCCCGCTACAATGGACTGTTTCTCGGTCTGGTGGGCGTGGTGTATGTCGTGGCGGCCGGGCCCATCGTCGGCTGGTTCACGCAGGACGCCGCAGTGCACCACGTGGCCGTACAAGGCCTGCGGCTCATGGCCCTTGGCTTCCCGCTCTACGCACTCGGCATGGTGCTCATGCAGGCCTTCAATGGCGCCGGCGACACCCGCACGCCAACCCGCATGAACATCGGCGTGTTCTGGCTCTTCGAAATCCCGCTGGCCTGGCTGCTCACGCGCAACGACGCGATCGGCAGCACCGGCGTGTTTCTGGCGGTGCTCAGCGCGTATTCGTTGCTGGCGCTGGTGGCGTGGCTGATGTTCCGCCGCGGCAGTTGGCAGCGTCAGGCCCTGTGA
- a CDS encoding HupE/UreJ family protein: MDVPPVDAAPVHRQPVHATRRIVRTLLAVLVALAIVLPVAWRTALAHEVPQHVAVRAYVAPLSDRVRMLVQIPMDAVRDVDFPLIGQDALDVPRAAPFLADAARLWVADGIRLRDGARDLGTAQVVAVRATLPGDRAFASYADAMRAIREAPLDTTVNVPHGQLRLEVWLEWPTATPVGDLVIEPQWAHLGVRTSTVLNLVRADGGVRPYSFDGNPGAVRLDPRWWHAAARFVGEGMHHMLGGLDHLLFVLCLVLPFRQLRPLIGLVTAFTVGHSFTLLASAFGWTPDAGWFAPLVEVLIALSIVFMAVENMLGASLERRWRFAFAFGLVHGFGFSAALQDALQLAGSHVLVSLAAFNLGVELAQVLVLVLTVPLLDQLFRRAVPERAGVLVASAFVAHEAWHWMRERAADLSAQPFVLPALDAALALTVARWLTAALLMLGVWWLMESLIRRWATPHSASTTRVSGSPVPGVAATLACVVLASSFAASNLHAQTAPRSTMAGVYTADQATKGREVFNGMCLGCHTTASHQGTAFQLKWFGRPLFDLYDYLSQAMPKTAPGSLTEDEYVWVTAYILRLNGMPAGKVELNAEPKWLKTVRVDSVSVRNGASVQLPTKHAPLFARHP, translated from the coding sequence GTGGACGTACCGCCCGTGGACGCAGCACCCGTGCACCGCCAGCCCGTGCACGCAACGCGCCGCATTGTTCGCACACTGCTCGCTGTCCTTGTCGCCCTCGCGATCGTTCTGCCCGTGGCCTGGCGGACGGCGCTGGCGCACGAGGTCCCGCAGCACGTGGCGGTGCGCGCCTATGTGGCGCCCCTCAGTGATCGGGTGCGGATGCTCGTGCAGATTCCCATGGATGCGGTGCGCGACGTGGACTTCCCGCTCATCGGACAGGATGCGCTCGACGTGCCGCGCGCGGCGCCGTTCCTTGCCGACGCCGCGCGGCTTTGGGTGGCCGACGGCATTCGCCTGCGTGACGGGGCGCGTGATCTGGGCACCGCGCAGGTGGTCGCCGTGCGCGCCACACTGCCCGGTGACCGCGCCTTTGCGAGCTATGCCGACGCCATGCGGGCCATTCGTGAGGCGCCGCTCGATACCACGGTCAACGTGCCGCACGGCCAATTGCGCCTCGAGGTCTGGCTCGAGTGGCCCACGGCCACGCCTGTTGGTGATCTCGTGATCGAACCGCAGTGGGCACACCTTGGTGTGCGCACCAGCACCGTACTCAATTTGGTTCGCGCAGACGGCGGCGTGCGCCCCTATTCGTTCGACGGCAATCCTGGCGCCGTGCGACTTGATCCGCGCTGGTGGCATGCCGCTGCACGCTTTGTCGGTGAAGGCATGCACCACATGCTCGGCGGACTCGATCATCTGCTCTTCGTGCTGTGTCTCGTGTTGCCGTTTCGTCAGCTGAGACCGCTCATCGGGTTGGTGACCGCGTTCACGGTGGGCCATTCGTTCACGCTGCTGGCCTCGGCCTTTGGCTGGACGCCCGATGCGGGCTGGTTCGCGCCGCTGGTGGAGGTGCTCATCGCCCTCTCCATCGTGTTCATGGCCGTCGAGAACATGCTGGGCGCCAGTCTTGAACGTCGCTGGCGTTTTGCGTTTGCGTTCGGCCTCGTGCATGGGTTCGGTTTTTCGGCCGCGTTGCAGGATGCGCTGCAACTCGCCGGCAGTCATGTCCTCGTATCACTCGCCGCCTTCAATCTCGGAGTCGAACTTGCGCAGGTGCTGGTGCTCGTGCTGACCGTTCCTCTGCTCGACCAACTCTTCCGCCGCGCCGTGCCTGAGCGCGCCGGCGTGCTGGTGGCCTCGGCCTTTGTCGCGCATGAGGCCTGGCATTGGATGCGCGAACGCGCCGCCGATCTGTCTGCACAGCCCTTTGTGCTGCCGGCACTCGATGCCGCGTTGGCTCTCACCGTGGCACGCTGGCTCACCGCCGCGCTGCTGATGCTCGGCGTGTGGTGGCTGATGGAATCCCTCATTCGGCGCTGGGCCACGCCGCATTCTGCCTCGACCACTCGCGTCTCCGGTTCGCCGGTGCCGGGCGTTGCGGCCACGCTCGCGTGTGTGGTGTTGGCCAGTTCGTTTGCGGCCAGCAATTTGCACGCGCAGACGGCACCACGCAGCACGATGGCGGGCGTGTACACCGCCGATCAGGCCACCAAGGGCCGCGAAGTCTTCAACGGCATGTGTCTCGGTTGCCACACCACCGCGTCGCATCAGGGCACAGCCTTTCAGCTCAAGTGGTTTGGCCGCCCCTTGTTCGACCTGTATGACTACCTCAGTCAGGCCATGCCCAAGACGGCACCCGGCAGCCTCACCGAAGACGAGTACGTGTGGGTGACCGCGTACATTCTGCGGCTCAACGGCATGCCGGCCGGCAAGGTTGAACTCAACGCCGAGCCGAAGTGGCTCAAGACCGTGCGTGTGGACTCCGTGAGTGTGCGCAACGGTGCCAGCGTCCAGTTGCCAACGAAGCACGCGCCGCTCTTCGCGCGGCACCCCTGA
- a CDS encoding glycoside hydrolase family 10 protein, producing the protein MIPSHHRPRRALIMAVLAHACALLVAPLAAPLTAQDAPPPMQREFRGVWVASVANIDWPSRPGLSAWQQQTELLAILDRVKALRMNAVLLQVRPAGDAMYASTLEPWSAYLTGVEGRAPEPWYDPLQFAVREAHARGLELHAWFNPYRARHPTATGPHARTHLSVTHPEWVHTYGTYTWMDPGEPGVLEHSLRVVLDVVRRYDVDGVHVDDYFYPYPITGPDGAEVPFPDSASYARYRARGGALDRSDWRRHNVDEFVRILYRRTKALKPWVKVGISPFGIWRPGYPASIQGFDAYEKLAGDSKKWLNEGWVDYFTPQLYWPIAQTAQSYPVLLDWWLNENTKGRHMWVGHSASRASAGTFKRDELNAQIRITRETTQRDSARLRATGDVLFSMKALMPSPDDSLGQRPAPHLLRELYTADALVPASPWLGRTRPAAPAATLRRDATSREWVLRLTAGARARWHSVRVQHGATWTSQVLPASQTAVVVGSAELAEAPVVWVSAVDRNGNESSARRVLLSRGAR; encoded by the coding sequence ATGATTCCATCTCATCATCGGCCTCGTCGCGCGCTGATCATGGCGGTGCTTGCCCACGCATGCGCGCTCTTGGTGGCCCCGCTGGCCGCCCCGCTCACTGCCCAGGACGCCCCCCCGCCGATGCAGCGGGAGTTTCGCGGCGTGTGGGTGGCCTCGGTGGCCAACATCGACTGGCCGTCACGGCCGGGCCTGAGCGCCTGGCAACAGCAAACCGAGTTGTTGGCCATTCTGGATCGGGTCAAGGCCCTGCGCATGAACGCCGTACTGCTTCAGGTGCGGCCGGCGGGGGACGCGATGTATGCCAGCACACTGGAGCCCTGGTCCGCATACCTCACCGGCGTGGAAGGCCGCGCCCCCGAACCCTGGTATGATCCGCTGCAGTTTGCCGTGCGCGAGGCGCATGCCCGCGGACTCGAATTGCACGCCTGGTTCAATCCCTATCGGGCGCGCCATCCCACCGCCACCGGTCCGCACGCGCGCACGCATCTCAGCGTGACGCATCCCGAGTGGGTGCACACCTACGGCACCTACACCTGGATGGATCCGGGCGAGCCCGGTGTGCTCGAACATTCACTCCGCGTCGTGCTCGATGTCGTCCGGCGCTATGACGTGGATGGCGTTCACGTCGATGACTATTTCTATCCGTATCCCATTACGGGACCGGACGGCGCGGAAGTCCCGTTCCCCGACAGCGCATCGTACGCGCGGTATCGCGCCCGCGGCGGCGCACTTGATCGCTCGGATTGGCGACGGCACAACGTGGACGAGTTCGTGCGCATCCTCTACCGTCGCACCAAGGCCCTCAAGCCCTGGGTGAAAGTCGGCATCAGCCCCTTTGGCATCTGGCGGCCAGGCTATCCGGCGAGCATTCAGGGCTTCGATGCCTACGAGAAACTTGCCGGCGACTCCAAGAAGTGGCTCAACGAGGGCTGGGTGGACTACTTCACGCCGCAGCTCTACTGGCCCATCGCGCAAACGGCGCAGAGCTATCCGGTACTGCTCGACTGGTGGTTGAACGAGAACACCAAAGGCCGGCACATGTGGGTGGGGCACAGTGCCTCGCGCGCTTCCGCCGGCACCTTCAAGCGCGACGAACTCAACGCACAGATCCGCATCACCCGCGAAACCACACAGCGGGACAGCGCACGCCTGCGCGCCACCGGCGATGTGCTCTTCTCCATGAAGGCACTCATGCCGTCACCGGACGACAGTCTTGGCCAGCGCCCAGCGCCGCATTTGCTGCGCGAGCTGTACACCGCAGACGCGCTGGTGCCCGCATCGCCGTGGCTGGGACGCACGCGGCCAGCGGCTCCTGCGGCCACACTGCGGCGTGATGCGACATCGCGTGAGTGGGTGCTGCGGCTTACCGCTGGTGCGCGGGCCCGCTGGCACAGTGTGCGCGTGCAACACGGCGCGACGTGGACGTCGCAAGTGCTGCCGGCGTCGCAGACCGCCGTGGTGGTTGGAAGCGCCGAGTTGGCGGAGGCGCCCGTGGTGTGGGTGAGCGCCGTGGACCGGAACGGCAACGAGAGCAGCGCCCGCCGTGTGCTGCTTTCGCGTGGAGCCCGTTGA
- a CDS encoding thiol-disulfide oxidoreductase DCC family protein, with protein MSDNDRSHLNDTPVLLYDGECGLCAGSVQFILRHEPAHRREALRFAPLQSDWGRQVRTRHPELAGVDSVVWFEPTAAGGRVRYHSAAGLAALRHLGGFWGVLGALGWLVPRPLRDAVYRAIARRRFDLVAPACLLPTPEQRARFLA; from the coding sequence ATGTCCGATAATGATCGCTCCCATCTCAACGACACGCCGGTCCTGCTGTACGACGGCGAGTGCGGGCTCTGTGCTGGGAGTGTGCAGTTCATCCTGCGGCACGAGCCGGCGCACCGCCGCGAGGCCCTGCGTTTTGCGCCGCTGCAGAGTGATTGGGGGCGGCAGGTGCGTACGCGCCACCCCGAACTGGCGGGTGTGGATTCGGTCGTGTGGTTCGAGCCCACGGCCGCCGGTGGACGGGTGCGGTACCACAGCGCTGCCGGTCTGGCGGCGCTGCGGCATCTGGGTGGGTTCTGGGGTGTTCTGGGCGCGCTCGGATGGTTGGTGCCGCGCCCGCTGCGCGACGCGGTGTACCGGGCCATTGCCCGTCGGCGTTTCGATCTGGTTGCGCCGGCCTGCCTGCTGCCCACGCCCGAGCAGAGAGCGCGCTTCTTGGCGTGA
- a CDS encoding PQQ-binding-like beta-propeller repeat protein, whose translation MIRRGIPRYAAFAALGATLAGVLITQVMPTGAQPGKPLTRGNAFGEWRHWGADQWSTRYSPLDQINASNFDSLQVAWEWKGGAKHGPDEYYRTTPLYANGRMFTVVSTKRHVVALDPETGSELWSYKVEEGIRWQKAPRQFAGRGLSYWTNGTKERVLVTTPGYHLISLDAKTGKPDPAFGKNGTIDLMEGLGYPLVKLAVDDSGPLIISDAAPYREAKPGEGWDPVKKIGADGTVGITSQIAASSPGMVVGNVLVVGNSSIHGYYPIRANNPIGTIRGYDINTGKLLWKFNLIPQPGEYGAETWKNGSKQGTKGVGKADAWAPYAADEQLGLVYIPVGMPLMDEYGGHRPGDNLYGNSLVALDVKTGKRKWHFQMVHHDIWDYDSPMAPNIMDVTIDGRPRKIVAQPTKQGWLYVFDRVTGEPIWPIEEKPVLQSGVPGEQSSPTQPIPSKPAPYTQQGLLESDLIDYTPAIKDSALALAKKCRMGPYYIPPAAGDGKDSTGFRCAWYAPGASGGVNIDGGATHDPETGMLYLASITGLSTTSLLNDPCSEFSYSSPASNCGLIGALPTPADYKKPENVGFAGRASGSMIGGISILKPKQFGGITAYNMKTGDKAWWMPNAGFMRQTSRDKLFEGVTIPPMPGRGQAQAITTKTLVIYGTGRSGGLPGEPPKLFALDKATGKQVGALQIPAKTTAVPMTFLHKGQQYIVFATGAQEDVSLVALKLPAKK comes from the coding sequence ATGATCCGACGTGGAATACCCAGGTACGCTGCCTTCGCAGCACTCGGCGCGACACTCGCCGGTGTGCTCATCACGCAGGTCATGCCCACCGGAGCCCAGCCCGGCAAGCCGCTCACGCGCGGCAATGCCTTTGGTGAGTGGCGCCACTGGGGCGCCGACCAATGGAGTACGCGCTATTCGCCACTCGACCAGATCAACGCCAGCAACTTTGATTCGCTGCAGGTGGCCTGGGAGTGGAAGGGTGGCGCCAAGCATGGTCCCGACGAGTACTATCGCACGACGCCGCTGTACGCCAACGGCCGCATGTTCACGGTGGTCTCCACAAAGCGCCATGTGGTGGCACTCGATCCGGAGACCGGCAGCGAGCTGTGGTCGTACAAGGTCGAAGAGGGCATCCGCTGGCAGAAGGCACCGCGACAGTTTGCCGGGCGTGGCCTGTCGTACTGGACCAACGGCACGAAGGAGCGCGTGTTGGTCACCACGCCGGGGTATCACCTCATTTCGCTTGACGCGAAGACGGGCAAGCCGGATCCGGCGTTCGGGAAGAACGGTACGATTGATCTGATGGAAGGGCTGGGCTATCCGCTGGTGAAGCTGGCCGTCGATGATTCCGGTCCGCTCATCATCTCCGATGCGGCGCCGTACCGCGAAGCCAAGCCAGGTGAAGGCTGGGATCCCGTCAAGAAGATCGGTGCCGACGGCACGGTGGGTATCACGTCGCAGATTGCTGCGAGTTCGCCCGGCATGGTGGTGGGCAACGTACTCGTGGTGGGCAATTCGTCCATTCACGGCTACTACCCCATTCGCGCCAACAATCCCATCGGCACCATTCGTGGGTACGACATCAACACGGGCAAGCTGCTGTGGAAGTTCAATCTGATTCCGCAGCCCGGTGAGTATGGCGCGGAGACGTGGAAGAACGGCTCCAAGCAGGGCACGAAGGGCGTGGGCAAGGCCGATGCCTGGGCACCCTACGCGGCGGACGAACAGCTGGGCCTCGTGTACATCCCGGTGGGCATGCCGCTCATGGACGAATACGGTGGCCATCGTCCGGGCGACAACCTCTATGGCAACTCGCTCGTCGCACTCGATGTGAAGACGGGCAAGCGCAAGTGGCACTTCCAGATGGTGCATCACGACATCTGGGACTACGACTCGCCCATGGCGCCCAACATCATGGACGTCACCATCGATGGGCGTCCGCGCAAGATCGTGGCGCAGCCCACCAAGCAGGGGTGGCTGTACGTGTTCGACCGGGTGACGGGCGAGCCCATCTGGCCCATCGAGGAGAAGCCCGTGCTGCAGAGTGGGGTGCCGGGTGAGCAGTCGTCGCCCACGCAGCCCATTCCCAGCAAGCCGGCGCCTTATACGCAGCAGGGTCTGCTGGAGAGCGATCTCATTGATTACACGCCGGCCATCAAGGATTCGGCGCTGGCGCTGGCAAAGAAGTGCCGCATGGGGCCATACTACATTCCGCCCGCGGCGGGAGACGGCAAGGACAGCACGGGCTTCCGCTGCGCGTGGTATGCGCCGGGTGCAAGCGGTGGCGTGAACATCGATGGTGGCGCCACGCACGACCCCGAAACCGGCATGCTGTATCTCGCGAGCATCACGGGACTCAGCACGACGTCGCTGCTCAACGACCCCTGCTCGGAGTTCTCGTATAGCTCACCGGCCAGCAACTGTGGTTTGATTGGCGCGCTGCCCACGCCAGCCGACTACAAGAAGCCGGAGAATGTGGGCTTCGCGGGACGCGCGTCGGGCTCGATGATCGGCGGCATTTCCATCCTCAAGCCCAAGCAGTTCGGTGGCATCACGGCCTACAACATGAAGACCGGCGACAAGGCTTGGTGGATGCCGAATGCGGGCTTCATGCGCCAGACCAGCCGGGACAAGCTGTTCGAAGGTGTCACCATTCCGCCCATGCCGGGCCGAGGCCAGGCGCAGGCCATAACGACCAAGACGTTGGTCATTTACGGCACCGGACGCTCGGGTGGACTGCCGGGAGAGCCGCCCAAGCTGTTCGCGCTCGACAAGGCCACAGGCAAGCAGGTCGGCGCACTGCAGATTCCGGCCAAGACCACGGCCGTGCCAATGACCTTCCTGCACAAGGGCCAGCAGTACATCGTGTTTGCCACCGGCGCGCAGGAAGACGTGAGTCTGGTGGCGCTCAAGTTGCCGGCGAAGAAGTAA